One genomic region from Mycobacterium basiliense encodes:
- a CDS encoding 5'-methylthioadenosine/adenosylhomocysteine nucleosidase has product MTIGVICAIPPELAYLRRALVDAKRQAIAQVTFDTGDLDTHRVVLAGAGMGKVNAGLVATLLADRFRCRTVVFTGVAGGLDPQLDIGDIVIAERVVQHDFGLITDGSLQPYQPGHVPFINPTERLGHRVNPELIDRVKQRLEGFALPSLSAAAGGGAHPPQISYGTILTGDQYLHCARTRDRLRDDFGALAIEMEGGAVAQVCESFAIPWLVVRALSDLAGGDSGLDFNRFVDEVAVGSARILLRLLDVLD; this is encoded by the coding sequence GTGACGATCGGCGTCATCTGCGCGATCCCGCCAGAGCTGGCATATCTGCGCCGCGCCTTGGTCGATGCCAAACGCCAGGCGATTGCGCAGGTCACCTTCGACACCGGTGACCTCGACACCCACCGGGTAGTGCTGGCCGGAGCCGGTATGGGAAAAGTCAATGCCGGCCTGGTCGCCACCCTACTTGCCGATAGATTCCGTTGCCGCACTGTGGTTTTCACCGGGGTGGCGGGCGGACTGGATCCCCAGCTGGACATCGGCGACATTGTCATCGCGGAGCGCGTGGTACAGCACGATTTTGGATTGATTACCGATGGGTCGCTGCAGCCCTATCAGCCCGGGCACGTCCCGTTCATCAATCCCACCGAACGGCTCGGCCATCGGGTCAACCCCGAGTTGATCGACCGCGTCAAACAGCGGCTCGAGGGCTTTGCCCTGCCGTCGCTATCCGCGGCTGCGGGGGGCGGCGCTCACCCGCCGCAGATCAGCTACGGGACCATCCTGACCGGTGACCAGTACCTGCACTGCGCGCGCACCCGAGACAGACTCCGAGACGACTTCGGGGCCCTGGCAATCGAAATGGAGGGGGGCGCGGTTGCTCAAGTGTGCGAATCCTTTGCCATCCCATGGTTGGTCGTGCGAGCGCTTTCCGATCTGGCCGGCGGCGATTCCGGGTTGGACTTCAATCGGTTTGTCGACGAGGTTGCGGTCGGTTCTGCTCGAATTCTGCTGCGCCTGCTGGACGTGCTGGACTAG
- a CDS encoding SDR family NAD(P)-dependent oxidoreductase: protein MALPPSGSDRAAVVTGASSGIGEEFARILSQRGYQVVLVARSADKLEALAGRLGPQVHPLPADLSQRSERAALLDRVAALGMTPDILVNNAGLSTLGRVAKSVPEKELNLVEVDVAAVVDLCSRILPGMVERRRGAVLNVASVAAFGPLPGQAAYGAAKAFVLSYTHSLRGELRGTGVSATALCPGPVDTGFGDAAGFTQEEVDGAMPKIMWKPAAQVAQAGIDGLAAGKAVVVPGMANRLSAGLVRITPPEWLLPFLVRNHPAMKRD from the coding sequence ATGGCTCTCCCCCCCTCAGGAAGCGACCGCGCCGCCGTCGTCACCGGGGCCTCGTCGGGCATCGGTGAGGAATTCGCCCGGATCCTTTCGCAGCGTGGCTATCAGGTCGTCTTGGTGGCCCGAAGCGCTGACAAGCTCGAAGCCCTGGCCGGACGGCTGGGCCCGCAGGTGCATCCCCTGCCGGCCGACCTGTCGCAGCGAAGCGAGCGGGCCGCCCTGTTGGACAGGGTCGCCGCGCTTGGCATGACGCCGGACATCCTGGTCAACAATGCCGGACTGTCGACGCTTGGCCGGGTGGCGAAATCGGTTCCAGAAAAAGAACTTAACTTGGTCGAAGTCGACGTGGCCGCCGTCGTCGACCTGTGTAGCAGAATCCTGCCGGGAATGGTCGAACGTCGTCGGGGTGCGGTGTTGAACGTGGCGTCGGTGGCCGCATTTGGTCCGCTGCCCGGACAGGCGGCCTACGGCGCGGCCAAAGCGTTTGTCCTGTCCTACACGCACAGCCTGCGCGGCGAGCTACGAGGTACCGGGGTCTCCGCGACGGCGCTATGCCCAGGACCGGTGGATACCGGCTTCGGCGACGCCGCGGGATTCACCCAAGAGGAAGTCGATGGGGCCATGCCGAAGATCATGTGGAAACCCGCAGCTCAAGTCGCACAGGCGGGAATCGATGGTTTGGCGGCAGGAAAGGCCGTTGTCGTGCCGGGCATGGCCAACCGGCTCTCGGCCGGCCTGGTCCGGATTACCCCGCCCGAGTGGCTGCTGCCGTTCTTGGTGCGCAACCACCCCGCGATGAAACGCGATTGA
- a CDS encoding MMPL/RND family transporter: MNTTLSAPAGSTHAERPAIARVIHALALPIILFWLAVVVILSVFVPSLEVVGQERAVSLSPTDAPSVVALNRIGHVFNEGETDSVAMIVLEGDKPLGDNAHEFYEVLIRKLRADNAHVLSIQDFWGDPLTAAGAQSNDGKAATVQVNLAGKQGELLANESVDAVRRIVDSTPAPPGVTAYVTGGPALAADLHKSGDKSMAKITVTTIVVILIMLLFVYRSPITVFLLLLTVGVELTAARGAVALLGHNELIGLSTFAVSLLTSLAIAAGTDYGIFIIGRYQEARQAGEDRETAFYTMYRGTAHVILGSGFTIAAATFCLSFTRMPYFQTLGVPCAAGMLVALFVALTLGPAVLIVGGRFGLFDPKRVLKVRGWRRVGTAVVRWPAPILVVTCAIALIGLITLPGYQPSYNDRAYLPSFIPANQGFAVADRHFSHARMNPEILMIESDHDMRDPADFLVLDKLAKGIFRVPGISRVQAITRPDGTTMDHTSIPFQLSMQNAGQVQLLHYQRARMNDLLTQADDMARTIALMSRMYDLMSQLAVSTHRMVGDTVEMQQITAELRDKISDFDDFWRPIRSYFYWEKHCYDIPLCWSFRSIFDALDGIDQIDEKLDALVSDIKELDRLMPEMLTTFPPMIETMESMRIMMLTMHSTMSGMFDQMNEVSENANAMGKAFDAAKNDDSFYLPPEVFKNEDFKRAMGNFLSPDGHAARFIILHRSDPASAGGIASIDGIRTAAEESLKGTPLENSKIYLAGVGAIFKDVSEGAKWDLVIAGVASLCLIFIIMLILTRALVAAGVIVGTVAISLGASFGLSVLFWQHIIGMPLHWLVLAMSVIVLLAVGSDYNLLLVSRFKQEIHAGINTGIIRSMGGTGKVVTNAGLVFAFTMASMMVSDVRMIGQVGTTIGLGLLFDTLIVRAFMTPSIAALLGRWFWWPIRVRSRPGRAPVTPAHTGTADLALAGRSR; encoded by the coding sequence TTGAATACCACTCTTTCCGCGCCCGCCGGTTCCACACACGCCGAACGGCCCGCTATCGCACGAGTGATCCACGCCCTCGCGCTGCCGATCATCCTGTTCTGGCTGGCAGTCGTCGTCATACTCAGCGTGTTCGTGCCCTCGTTGGAGGTGGTCGGACAGGAACGAGCGGTGTCGCTGAGCCCCACCGACGCGCCGTCGGTGGTGGCCCTCAACCGCATCGGACATGTCTTCAACGAAGGTGAAACCGACAGTGTGGCGATGATCGTCCTGGAGGGGGACAAGCCCCTCGGTGACAACGCCCACGAGTTCTACGAGGTGCTGATCCGAAAATTGCGCGCCGACAACGCGCACGTGCTCAGCATCCAGGACTTCTGGGGGGATCCACTTACCGCGGCCGGCGCCCAGAGCAACGACGGCAAGGCCGCCACCGTCCAGGTGAATCTCGCCGGCAAGCAAGGCGAGCTACTGGCCAACGAATCCGTCGACGCGGTCCGCCGGATCGTTGACAGCACCCCAGCGCCACCGGGGGTCACGGCCTACGTCACCGGGGGCCCGGCGCTGGCCGCAGACCTGCACAAGAGCGGCGACAAATCCATGGCCAAGATCACCGTGACCACCATCGTGGTGATCCTGATCATGTTGCTGTTCGTCTACCGGTCGCCGATCACCGTGTTCCTGCTGCTGCTCACGGTCGGGGTGGAATTGACCGCGGCCCGAGGCGCCGTGGCGCTGCTCGGACACAACGAACTCATCGGACTCTCGACATTCGCGGTGAGCCTGCTCACGTCGCTTGCCATCGCCGCCGGCACCGACTATGGGATCTTCATCATCGGTCGCTACCAAGAAGCTCGACAGGCCGGCGAGGACAGGGAAACGGCCTTCTACACCATGTACCGGGGGACCGCCCATGTCATCCTGGGCTCCGGTTTCACCATCGCGGCTGCGACCTTTTGCCTCAGCTTCACCCGGATGCCCTATTTCCAGACTCTGGGCGTCCCCTGTGCGGCGGGGATGCTGGTCGCCCTGTTCGTCGCGCTGACGTTGGGACCGGCAGTTCTCATTGTCGGCGGCCGGTTCGGCCTGTTCGATCCCAAGCGGGTGCTCAAGGTGCGCGGCTGGCGACGAGTCGGCACTGCGGTGGTGCGCTGGCCGGCACCCATCCTCGTCGTCACCTGCGCCATCGCTCTCATCGGCCTGATCACCCTGCCCGGCTACCAGCCCAGTTACAACGATCGGGCATATCTGCCTAGTTTCATCCCCGCCAATCAAGGCTTCGCGGTCGCGGACCGCCACTTCTCCCACGCCCGGATGAACCCCGAGATATTGATGATCGAGTCGGATCACGACATGCGTGATCCTGCCGACTTTCTGGTATTGGACAAGCTGGCCAAAGGCATATTCCGGGTTCCGGGTATCTCCCGCGTGCAGGCCATAACCCGACCCGACGGCACCACCATGGACCACACGTCGATCCCGTTCCAGCTGAGCATGCAAAACGCCGGTCAGGTGCAGTTGCTGCACTATCAGCGGGCCCGGATGAATGACTTGCTGACCCAGGCTGACGACATGGCCCGCACCATCGCACTGATGAGCCGGATGTACGACCTGATGTCGCAGCTGGCCGTCAGCACTCACCGGATGGTTGGTGACACCGTCGAGATGCAACAGATCACCGCTGAACTGCGGGACAAAATTTCGGATTTCGATGACTTCTGGCGGCCGATCCGCAGCTACTTCTACTGGGAGAAGCACTGTTACGACATTCCGCTCTGCTGGTCGTTCCGGTCGATTTTCGATGCGCTGGACGGCATTGACCAGATCGACGAGAAACTGGATGCGCTGGTCAGTGACATCAAAGAACTGGACCGGCTGATGCCCGAGATGCTCACCACGTTCCCTCCGATGATCGAAACCATGGAAAGCATGCGGATCATGATGCTGACGATGCACAGCACCATGTCGGGCATGTTCGACCAGATGAACGAGGTGAGTGAGAACGCGAACGCCATGGGTAAGGCGTTCGACGCGGCCAAAAACGACGATTCCTTCTATCTGCCGCCGGAAGTGTTCAAGAACGAGGACTTCAAGCGTGCGATGGGAAACTTCTTGTCACCGGACGGGCATGCGGCTCGCTTCATCATCCTGCATCGAAGTGACCCCGCCTCGGCCGGCGGGATTGCGAGCATCGACGGGATTCGTACCGCCGCCGAGGAGTCACTCAAGGGAACTCCGCTGGAGAATTCCAAGATCTATCTGGCGGGAGTGGGCGCCATCTTCAAAGATGTCTCCGAGGGCGCGAAGTGGGATCTTGTCATCGCCGGAGTTGCCTCGCTCTGCCTGATTTTCATCATCATGCTGATTCTCACCCGGGCCTTGGTGGCCGCCGGAGTGATCGTGGGAACCGTGGCGATCTCACTGGGAGCTTCGTTCGGGTTGTCGGTGCTGTTCTGGCAGCACATTATCGGCATGCCGTTGCACTGGCTGGTGCTGGCAATGTCGGTGATCGTTCTGCTCGCCGTGGGGTCGGACTACAACCTGCTGCTGGTCTCCCGGTTCAAACAGGAAATACACGCCGGCATCAACACCGGAATTATCCGATCCATGGGTGGCACAGGCAAAGTCGTGACCAACGCCGGACTGGTGTTCGCTTTCACCATGGCATCCATGATGGTCAGTGACGTGCGGATGATCGGGCAGGTGGGCACCACCATCGGTTTGGGCCTGCTGTTCGATACCTTGATCGTGCGCGCGTTCATGACACCATCCATCGCCGCGCTGCTGGGTCGTTGGTTCTGGTGGCCGATCCGGGTGCGCTCGCGACCGGGGCGGGCGCCGGTGACGCCGGCGCACACCGGTACCGCGGACCTGGCCCTGGCGGGCCGGTCCCGCTAG
- a CDS encoding AMP-binding protein: MATPKDRLADRVPLSRSQRNLYNGVLQDNDPALYLIGKRYRFHPLEPSRFLAALKASILGNPVQLCVLQGPSAGLDYPELVLRLQFDDIVHVCPATRHQDDPGGDGLIRAWSSGILAKPLVRYTVWTGERGHVSGLDVYTHHILLDGGATGMIEADLARYLDDAAEIPCITADLSKLANAHRREAARVDESLARLADVVQRELANDAHRGAPAPGRGDAPGGAARGRLCDSARVSGHAYDVLLALSERAHVPLNALVATAAVAVDSSVRQSTETLLVHAVDNRFGDPDLHVATCLVNSIAHSVRFPPFASVGDVVRMLDRGYVKAVRRRWLREEHYRRMYLAVNRTPHVQALTLNFIRESCAPGLRPFLTEAPVATDIGPVEGMTVACVLDEDRRTLDLAIWDRADLPERERPTKVADRIAAALESMPELWGQPIAMAVGEWLEVTAEGSRCQGNTVINSDPTGMRAWFLDPAGAVQKFLERRRYVDQWVGWLVSNNAVPGDVVVFADDNTDKTIDLLVACHLAGCGYSVCDSVDEVDARAHAIAAHGEGISAHKVDVAAAHLAPAPEAELRQLVRLRVEQVTQDAALASNTAYVMPTSGSTGQPKLVRISHGSLAFFCDAVRVAYGWATSDTLLQCAPLTSDISVEEIFGSAICGAELIRSTAMRSGDLDTLVAEVGTKGPTVLDLPSAVWHLLCEDDDAIDPLRHSRLRQIVIGGEPVRPSAVDKWTRSAAAQQISVVSSYGPTETTVVVSYLPIVGNGWSVSANAGRRLGRPVAPNTVFVAFGEVVIAGDLVSAGYLGRDDSSFGTVTASDGSRRRVFATADRVTVDNDGFFVFSGRRDAIVKISGKRVDTAALVRRIHEEPTISDVAVEPHDGSLAVWFETLRTREGAEDEPAQARIKRILVGSQVPSFSVVGVPHIPRKPNGKIDSANLPTLPRLADAAESDAESTELARGLAEVWSRHLGRVIRPEASLLAEGIGSLDLIRILPDTRRYLGHNLSILDLISADSASALAGNLGLAMSGADAWMDVDAAAEIARDLAAISHRRPAIALHATARRQTILVLGASGILGTGFAQALLELRQSGLRCPEVVLATRSQLPERDPWTALRRFDGVRIERLPAEFGAAELDVLIRDTGARTVVNCIGNTNVLVPYRELRLANVQLVSAIAEACARRATRLVHLSTYVVNADVTVPRVTAPGAAPYPYAASKSLAELVIAGWGADLDFTITRLPRVLGEGYQLPDSADILVSVVDACIALRACPVLHLTEGVTTGRAAAKAILRGMPGLVESAEPGGGITVVRGAAVNYRDLLRGYSLEEITALDWKHRLDQSDWARRHPRRWSVVDGWFSLGMKLGDRSYAEYLADYPTIALGVESVTELTAPPRSVRALLAHGLSR; encoded by the coding sequence ATGGCCACGCCTAAGGATCGGCTCGCGGATCGAGTTCCCCTAAGCAGGTCGCAGCGGAACCTCTACAACGGGGTGCTGCAGGACAACGATCCCGCGCTGTATCTGATCGGCAAACGCTATCGGTTCCATCCACTGGAACCATCGAGATTCCTGGCCGCGCTGAAAGCGTCGATACTCGGTAATCCGGTGCAGCTCTGCGTTCTCCAAGGGCCGTCCGCGGGGCTCGACTATCCAGAGCTCGTGCTGAGGCTGCAGTTCGACGACATCGTGCACGTCTGCCCGGCCACTCGGCACCAGGACGATCCCGGTGGCGATGGACTCATCCGCGCATGGTCTTCCGGTATCCTCGCCAAGCCACTGGTGCGCTACACCGTTTGGACCGGCGAGCGCGGTCATGTATCAGGCCTTGACGTCTACACACACCACATACTGCTCGATGGCGGCGCGACCGGGATGATCGAGGCCGATTTGGCACGGTACCTCGACGATGCTGCTGAGATCCCCTGCATCACTGCGGACTTGAGCAAGCTGGCAAACGCGCACCGCCGTGAGGCGGCCAGAGTGGACGAGTCGCTGGCTCGTCTAGCCGATGTCGTGCAGCGTGAGCTGGCCAACGACGCCCACCGCGGCGCCCCCGCACCAGGTCGGGGCGACGCACCCGGGGGGGCGGCCAGGGGTCGCCTGTGCGACTCAGCGCGAGTCTCCGGCCACGCCTACGACGTACTCCTTGCCCTCTCCGAGCGTGCGCACGTGCCCCTCAACGCACTGGTCGCCACCGCGGCGGTAGCGGTGGATTCGAGCGTTCGGCAGAGCACCGAGACCCTGCTAGTTCACGCAGTTGACAACCGCTTCGGAGATCCCGATCTCCATGTCGCCACCTGTCTAGTCAATTCGATTGCGCACTCCGTCCGATTTCCCCCCTTCGCTTCGGTGGGCGACGTCGTTCGAATGCTCGATCGGGGATATGTCAAGGCGGTAAGACGCCGTTGGTTGCGCGAAGAGCATTACCGACGAATGTATTTGGCGGTCAACCGGACGCCGCACGTGCAGGCGCTGACGCTCAACTTTATTCGCGAGTCGTGCGCACCGGGCCTGCGCCCGTTCCTGACGGAAGCGCCGGTCGCCACGGACATCGGGCCGGTGGAGGGCATGACCGTGGCATGTGTCCTCGACGAGGACCGGCGCACACTTGACCTGGCCATCTGGGACAGAGCCGATCTGCCTGAGCGGGAGCGGCCGACCAAGGTCGCAGACCGCATCGCTGCGGCGTTGGAGTCGATGCCGGAGCTGTGGGGCCAACCGATCGCGATGGCTGTCGGCGAATGGCTTGAAGTTACCGCGGAAGGTAGCCGCTGCCAAGGCAATACGGTAATCAACAGCGACCCGACGGGCATGCGAGCGTGGTTCTTGGATCCTGCCGGGGCCGTCCAAAAGTTTCTTGAACGGCGCCGCTACGTCGACCAATGGGTTGGCTGGCTGGTGAGCAATAACGCCGTCCCGGGTGACGTCGTGGTATTCGCCGACGACAACACCGACAAGACGATCGACCTGCTGGTCGCATGTCATCTGGCCGGCTGCGGCTACAGCGTCTGCGACAGCGTCGACGAGGTCGACGCCCGAGCGCACGCGATTGCCGCTCATGGCGAAGGCATTTCGGCGCACAAAGTAGACGTGGCCGCTGCGCACCTTGCGCCGGCGCCGGAGGCCGAGTTGCGACAGCTCGTTCGACTGCGCGTCGAGCAGGTGACTCAGGACGCTGCGTTGGCCAGCAACACGGCATACGTTATGCCGACCTCGGGATCGACCGGACAACCCAAACTCGTCCGAATCTCCCACGGATCGCTCGCGTTTTTTTGCGATGCGGTCAGGGTGGCCTATGGCTGGGCAACAAGCGACACCCTCCTGCAATGCGCGCCGTTGACATCGGACATCAGCGTCGAGGAGATTTTTGGCAGCGCGATTTGCGGGGCTGAGCTGATCCGTTCCACCGCCATGAGATCCGGCGACTTGGACACGCTGGTAGCAGAGGTGGGCACCAAGGGTCCAACGGTGCTGGATCTACCGAGCGCAGTGTGGCACCTGCTGTGCGAGGACGACGACGCGATCGATCCGCTCCGCCACTCACGCCTGCGGCAAATCGTTATCGGCGGCGAACCGGTGCGGCCCAGCGCCGTCGACAAGTGGACACGGTCCGCTGCCGCCCAGCAGATCTCGGTTGTCTCAAGCTACGGTCCGACGGAGACCACGGTCGTCGTCAGCTACTTACCCATCGTCGGCAACGGCTGGTCCGTCTCGGCGAACGCTGGCCGCAGGTTGGGCCGTCCGGTGGCGCCTAACACGGTGTTCGTGGCATTCGGTGAAGTCGTCATTGCCGGTGATTTGGTGTCCGCCGGCTATCTGGGGAGGGATGACAGCAGCTTTGGCACCGTGACGGCCAGCGACGGTTCACGACGTCGGGTCTTCGCCACTGCGGACCGGGTAACCGTGGATAATGACGGCTTTTTCGTTTTCTCGGGGCGCAGGGACGCCATCGTCAAGATCTCCGGCAAACGTGTCGACACGGCGGCGCTCGTGCGGCGCATCCACGAGGAGCCCACGATATCCGATGTCGCCGTCGAGCCGCACGACGGAAGCCTCGCGGTGTGGTTCGAAACGCTGCGGACCCGCGAAGGCGCCGAGGACGAGCCAGCACAGGCACGAATCAAGCGCATCCTCGTCGGCTCACAAGTGCCCTCGTTTTCTGTTGTCGGGGTGCCGCACATCCCCAGGAAGCCCAACGGGAAGATCGACAGTGCCAATCTGCCGACGCTGCCTCGGCTCGCGGATGCGGCCGAAAGCGATGCCGAATCCACCGAACTGGCGCGTGGCCTCGCCGAGGTCTGGAGTCGGCACCTCGGCAGGGTTATCCGCCCCGAGGCGTCGCTGCTCGCCGAGGGGATCGGCTCACTGGACCTGATCAGAATCCTCCCCGACACGCGCAGGTATCTGGGTCACAACCTGTCAATTCTCGATCTGATCAGCGCCGACAGTGCCAGCGCGCTGGCCGGCAACCTCGGTCTGGCCATGTCGGGTGCCGACGCCTGGATGGACGTCGACGCGGCCGCTGAGATCGCACGCGATCTTGCGGCGATATCGCACCGGCGGCCCGCTATTGCGTTGCACGCCACAGCGCGACGCCAGACAATCCTGGTGCTGGGCGCGTCGGGAATTCTCGGCACCGGATTTGCCCAGGCGCTCCTCGAACTGCGGCAGTCCGGACTGCGCTGCCCGGAAGTGGTCCTGGCTACCCGGTCCCAGCTGCCAGAACGAGATCCGTGGACGGCGTTACGGCGCTTCGACGGGGTGCGGATCGAACGACTCCCCGCCGAGTTTGGCGCGGCGGAACTGGATGTCCTAATCCGCGACACCGGTGCGCGAACCGTCGTGAACTGTATCGGCAATACCAACGTGCTCGTACCTTATCGCGAGCTTCGATTGGCGAACGTGCAGCTGGTATCCGCGATCGCTGAGGCATGCGCCCGACGTGCCACCAGGTTGGTGCATTTGTCGACGTACGTCGTCAATGCCGATGTGACGGTGCCACGGGTGACCGCTCCGGGTGCCGCGCCCTACCCTTACGCGGCATCAAAGTCACTGGCGGAGCTGGTGATAGCCGGATGGGGCGCGGACCTTGATTTCACCATCACCCGACTGCCCCGGGTGCTCGGCGAGGGTTATCAATTGCCCGACTCCGCCGACATTCTGGTGTCCGTCGTCGATGCCTGCATCGCGCTGCGGGCCTGCCCGGTGCTGCACTTGACCGAAGGGGTTACCACCGGCCGAGCCGCCGCCAAGGCGATACTTCGGGGGATGCCGGGGCTAGTGGAATCGGCCGAGCCGGGAGGCGGCATCACCGTGGTACGCGGTGCCGCGGTGAATTACCGGGACCTGCTCCGCGGCTATTCGCTCGAGGAAATCACCGCCTTGGACTGGAAGCATCGGCTAGACCAAAGCGACTGGGCGAGAAGGCATCCGCGAAGATGGTCGGTGGTGGACGGGTGGTTCTCCTTAGGCATGAAACTGGGCGACCGCTCGTATGCAGAGTATCTGGCCGATTACCCGACCATCGCGCTCGGCGTCGAATCCGTCACCGAGCTCACTGCGCCACCGCGGTCGGTGCGCGCCCTGCTCGCGCACGGCCTGTCCCGCTAA
- a CDS encoding acyl carrier protein yields the protein MRQRILAAVCEVLYIDESDLTDGDVTDLRDLGLDSVRFVLLMKHLGVNRESELPSRLAEHLSIAGWVWELENHGECDGHA from the coding sequence GTGCGCCAACGGATCCTTGCCGCCGTTTGTGAGGTGCTCTACATCGACGAGTCAGACCTCACCGATGGTGATGTAACCGATCTCCGGGATCTCGGATTGGACTCGGTTCGGTTCGTTCTTTTGATGAAGCATCTTGGCGTGAACCGAGAATCGGAATTGCCGTCCCGCCTGGCCGAGCACCTGTCGATTGCCGGCTGGGTTTGGGAATTGGAGAACCACGGAGAATGTGATGGCCACGCCTAA
- the fadD10 gene encoding fatty acid--CoA ligase FadD10, with protein sequence MYDFAPTVLERVFAQARRRPQAIALRRCDGTSAVRYSELVYQVNTLAMTLRAQSVSRGSRVLVISDNGPETYLSVLACARLGAIAVMADGNLPDATITRFCQIADPAAILIAPNTRVEPSSLPEALRSMPATEIEVHGDAANSAHRIGPDIETATPEPELGVDDPLAMIFTSGTTGEPKAVLLANRTFFAIPDILRKERLNWVTWVDGETTYSPLPATHIGGLWWILTCLMRGGLCITGGENTPSLLDLLNNNAVATTCLVPTLVSKLVSELKSAGAKVPSLRLLGYGGSRANAADVRFIEAAGIRTAQVYGLSETGCTALCLPTDEDSISKIEAGAVGRPYPGVEVYLADTDAPQRDGPTVEGAGPSASFGTLWIKSPANMLGYWNNSERTRSTLVDGWVNTGDLLERREDGFFYIKGRSSEMIISGGVNIAPDEVDRIAEGIPGVQAAACYEIPDAEFGALVGLAVVPTRDLDESETRKLKRTIAASFRHQSESMARPSTIVIVADIPRTQSGKVMRASLAASIDGQQAEAAVRV encoded by the coding sequence CGGTACCAGCGCAGTGCGGTATTCCGAGCTTGTCTACCAGGTGAACACACTTGCGATGACCCTTCGCGCCCAGTCGGTTTCTCGAGGTTCTCGAGTGCTGGTCATTTCGGACAACGGGCCGGAGACCTACCTGTCGGTGCTGGCTTGCGCGAGACTCGGGGCTATCGCGGTCATGGCCGACGGCAATCTTCCGGACGCAACTATCACTCGGTTTTGTCAAATCGCCGATCCCGCCGCGATTCTGATCGCGCCCAACACCAGGGTCGAGCCGTCCTCCCTGCCGGAAGCACTCCGGTCGATGCCCGCTACCGAGATCGAGGTCCACGGTGATGCAGCGAATTCAGCTCACCGAATAGGACCGGACATCGAAACCGCTACCCCGGAACCGGAACTGGGCGTCGATGATCCGCTCGCGATGATCTTCACCAGCGGTACCACCGGCGAACCCAAAGCGGTGTTGCTGGCCAACCGCACCTTCTTTGCCATCCCGGACATCTTGCGTAAAGAGCGTTTGAACTGGGTAACTTGGGTCGATGGCGAAACCACCTACTCGCCCCTGCCGGCAACGCACATTGGTGGACTGTGGTGGATACTTACCTGCCTGATGCGGGGCGGGTTGTGCATCACTGGTGGTGAGAACACGCCGTCATTGCTAGACCTGCTCAACAACAATGCCGTCGCGACAACGTGTCTGGTCCCAACGCTTGTTTCGAAACTGGTCAGCGAACTGAAGTCGGCTGGCGCCAAAGTCCCGTCACTTCGCCTGCTGGGGTATGGCGGCTCTCGGGCAAACGCAGCAGACGTGCGATTTATCGAAGCCGCCGGCATCCGCACCGCGCAGGTGTATGGGTTGAGCGAGACGGGATGCACCGCACTGTGCCTACCCACCGACGAGGACTCGATATCGAAGATCGAAGCGGGCGCCGTCGGACGCCCGTATCCCGGTGTGGAAGTTTATTTGGCGGATACCGATGCCCCCCAGCGCGACGGTCCCACCGTCGAAGGCGCCGGCCCGTCGGCGTCTTTCGGCACATTGTGGATCAAGTCACCGGCAAACATGTTGGGCTACTGGAACAATTCAGAGCGCACCCGGTCCACTCTGGTCGACGGGTGGGTGAACACCGGTGATCTGCTGGAGCGCCGAGAGGATGGCTTCTTCTACATCAAGGGCCGATCCTCGGAAATGATCATCTCCGGTGGCGTCAACATCGCACCCGACGAGGTAGACCGCATCGCCGAGGGCATTCCGGGCGTTCAAGCGGCCGCGTGTTACGAGATTCCCGACGCGGAGTTTGGCGCCCTGGTGGGGCTGGCCGTGGTGCCTACGAGAGATCTGGACGAATCGGAGACCCGCAAGCTCAAACGAACGATCGCGGCCAGCTTTCGACATCAGTCGGAGTCCATGGCACGGCCATCGACAATCGTGATCGTCGCCGACATTCCACGAACCCAGTCCGGCAAGGTCATGCGCGCATCACTGGCGGCGTCGATCGATGGACAGCAGGCCGAAGCGGCGGTTCGTGTCTGA